The following nucleotide sequence is from Pedobacter sp. PACM 27299.
AGAACGAGCAAGAGAAGAAGCATTGAAATTACAGCAGGAAATGGAAGTAATTCTATTGGCTGCGAAATTGATATGACCCAAAAGACCGATGTAAAGCTGATCGGGGCTTTATTGGTAGTTGCCATTGTATGGGGGACTACCTACCTTAGTATTCGTGTGGCGGTAGAAACGATTCCTGCCTGGTTTGTGGCAGCGATGCGACAAACCATCGCTTCATTGATTCTGATGACTATTTTGATCTATAGAAAAGAACTGGTCTGGATGGGCTGGCCCTATCTGCGTCGTCAGATTGTACTCTCTACGTTAATGGTGGTGATGGCCAATGGTATGGTGACCGTGGCAGAAGAAACGATTCCCAGTGGTTTAACTTCCCTGTTGAATTCCTTAAATCCTCTGGTTGTTTTTCTGGCCTGTGTGGCTGTTGGTTTACAAAAACCAAGCTGGAAGGGGTTTATAGGTGTTATGATTGCTTTTCTTGGAGTAGTGTTTATTTTTAGAGATGGCATTAGTGAATTGCTGGATCCAAACTATAAAACGGGGATCATGTTCCTTTGTTTCGCCATCAGTGGCTGGACTATAGGAACAATTTATACAAAGAAAAATAGTCATAAGTCAGATCATATTTTACTGGACCTGTTTTATCAGTTTGCATTTTCAGCAGTAGCGCAGTTTACGCTGGCTTTCCTGTTTTCAGGATCTACTTCGCTGAGCAATTGGAGTTTGCATAGCCTGATGGCAGTGACCTATCTGGCGGTATTTGGTTCTGTGTTGACTTTTTTCTGTTATCATTACGCCTTAAAAAGGGTTTCGCCTACTGAGGTTTCTATCCTTACTTATTTTAATACAGTGATTGCCTTGTTTTTGGGCTGGCTGATTCTAGATGAGGTGATTACGAAAGACATTGTCATCGCAACGGTATTGATTATTACCGGCGTATTTATTACAAATTATAGAAGAAAATAACTTATTGATTCTTTGGTGATAATTTAACTCTTTATAGTTAAGTTAGACTGCATGAGATTCCTTGAAAGTTTTCTTCATTTTATTTGGCAATTCCGACTGTTCCAGGTTTTGAATTTGTTTTGTACCACAGGGGAGAGCTTGTGTATCCTGGGCGTTGGAATGGCCAACAAGCATGCAGGGCCGGATTTCAATCAATCGAAACTGTGCATCGGCGACCGTACCTGGATTGGTGATGTAGAAATTCATTTGAAGTCATCCGACTGGTTGTTACATGGTCATCAGGATGATCCAGCTTATGACGCCGTGATTTTACATGTGGTTTATGAGCATGATCAGGTGATTTACCGGAAGGATGGCAGCTTGATTCCGGTGTTGATCCTGAAAGAACTGTTTCCAGAGCACCTTTTGCTGCATTATGAAGGGCTAATCCATTCTATCCATTCTTTTCCCTGTGAAAAACAAATTCATAGTATAGATCCGATCATCATAAATGGTTTTTTATCCAGAATGATGATTGAACGGCTGGCGCAAAAATCAGACCTGGTGTTTGACCACCTGGCTAAAGTAAAAGGGGATTGGGAAGGTACTTTTTATCATTTCCTGGCTAAGAGCTTTGGTTTTAAGGTGAATGAGATTCCTTTTGAACTTCTAGCGACTTCATTGCCTTTGTCGGTGATTCGGAAACACCTGGATCATCCTTCGCAAGTAGAGGCTTTGGTATTTGGACAGGCTGGGTTTTTATTCGGATCTTTTAAAGATGCGTATCCCCGGAAATTGAAAAAAGAATACCGGTTTCTACAAAAGAAGTATGGATTGAGACCTATTGGTGTAGGGGCCTGGCGGTTTTTGAGAATGCGGCCGCAGAATTTCCCAACGTTGAGGTTGGCGCAATTTTGCGCTTTGCTGTTAAAATCAGATCGTTTATTTTCCAGGGTGCTTGAGCTGGAAGAATTGGCGGAATTAAAGCTGCTGCTGCAAGAACTACCTGTCAATCCTTATTGGAAAACCCATTATCACTTTCAGAAAGAGACAAAAAAAGTAAAGATTCAACTGGGACAGCGCTCCGTTTTACACCTGATTATGAATGCGGTTTGTCTTTTTGCAGCGGCTTATGGTAAATATTCAGATCAGCCGGATTTGATGAATCGTGGCTTGCAGTTGTTGGAACAAATGCCTGCTGAAAGCAATGTGATCATCAGGCATTACCAGCAAGCAGGTGTCGTGGTAGAGAACGCTTTTTTCTCTCAAGCAGTCCTTCAACTAAATAAATATTATTGTGCTCAAAAAAAATGCTTAAATTGTGGTATCGGAATTAAGATATTAAACCAATAAGATGTTCCAACGTATCATTACATTTTTTGAAAAGCAAAGTTTTGGGGTGTGTACCTATCTTGCTGAACGATTTAACATATCGATCAGTAAAATCAGGCTGTTTTTTATTTATTCTTCTTTTCTGGCAGTTGGTTTTCCAATTATTTTTTACATTCTAGCGGCATTGGTGCTGGATGTGAGACATTATGTGAAAAAAATCAGGCTGCGCATCTGGGATGTTTAATTTCTTTTATGACTCCTTTTCCTGTGGTTTGGAAAGCTTTAAACTTTCAAAATAGCCGCAATTTCCGGAAATCCTTTTTCGTCAGCAAGGTCTGTTGGCAGTTTGCCGCCTTCCATTCTAATGTCCAAAGCTGCTCCATGTTCCAATAATAGGATAATGATCTCTATATTTCCAATTTGTGCAGCGGCATGTAATGCGGTTAGTCCGGCTTGTTGTTTTGCATTGACATCAGCACCGGCCTCTAAAAGCATTTTGGTAATGGCAAAGCTTTTTGCCGCAACGGCGGAATGAATTGGGAAAACGCTGAATCCATTACTGGCAGGAATGTTTGCGTCTGCTCCTTTGAAAAGTAATAATCTGGTGATTTCTTCATGGCCGAAATAAGCGGCTAGTCCTAAAGCAGTGAAACCATCTTTTGAAGTAGTATTGAGCAGTTCTGGCTGCTGTGCTAATAGCTGATCTGTTTCCTGAAATTTGCCTAGTGCACAAGCTTCAAAAAGCGTAATGTTTTTCGCAAAGCCAGCGATTATCCCTGCAGTGACAGGTTTTTTATAATAACAGGCGAGTAGTAGTGGTGATATCCCATGACTGGTTTCCTGGCTGGTTAGTTCCGGATGCTTGGTCAGCAAATCAGAAATCTCTTGTTTATTGTCTGTTTCTATTAGTGTTTCGAGCTGAGAGATGTCCATTGTTAGATTTAGATCTTAAAATACGGGAATAAATTAACAAATTTTAAATGACATCAACATAAAAAAAATCCCAGCAGATAAAAATACCTGCTGGGATTAACCTTAAAACAAAACTTATCTCTAATTAAAACTTAAACGCTACAGGTATGACTATGATTGCTTTAGAAGGTTTAATCGGTATTGAAATGGAGTTCAGCTTTCTCTATTTAAGCAGTTAAGAATTTTTGTTTAATAAGTATACGTTTAAATGTATTTATAATAACTTAGTACATACAAGGATATGTTTTATATTTGTTGTGTATAATATTAGTCACGAAAAATGTCGGTAAGGGGAAATCAATTCAGGTCCAATTCGTTTAAAAACGAATCTGGCGATAAACAGAGCTCGAAGTCAACAACGTCCAGACCATCAACAGAAAGATTTAACATCATGCCGCGCCTGGATTTTCAGAATGGCAGGTTGTTTAAGATCATCGGGTTAGTGTTTGTGGTATTGTCTTTATATTTTCTAATTGCTTTTACTTCTTACCTTTTTACCTGGCAGGAAGATCACAGTTATGTGATTGATGCTAATGGCGGATGGAGTAATCTTTTTAAGACTTATGAAGAGCTGCAACAGGTAAATATCAATCCAGTGGTGTCTAATTGGCTAGGTAAAATCGGGGCTTTACTGGCACATCAGTTTATTTATGAATGGTTTGGTTTAGCTTCTTTTTTGTTCATATTTGTATTCTTTGTGATTGGCTACCGCCTCCTGTTTAAGGTGAAAATATTCTCTATTGAAAAAACATTGGCTTATAGTCTTTTCTTTTTATTGTTCATCTCTTTAACCTTTGGTTTTGCACATTCTTTTATCAGCGATGCACCTCATTTCTTTGAAGGTGAGTTTGGATACTGGACCAATAAATTACTTACTGCACAAATTGGAAAGGCCGGTGTAGCTGGATTAATTGGCTTTTTAGGCTTATCAATCCTGATCATTGCCTATAACATTGACTTTAAATTGCCGGAACGTAAGAAAAAAGAAACGATTTTACCTGATCTTTCAGAAGAAGATGTATTAGGAACTGATAATGAAATGCGCTCAGAGCCGGTAGAATTTACTTTAAATGACCGGTTGGCAAGAGATCAGAAAAGAGAACAGCAAACGATCAGGCCTTCCAGCAGGTTTGAAGAAGCCGAAGAGCGGGAATTGGATCGAGATCCCATTCGAGAATATCGTGCTGCAAATTCACCCGCGGCCTCGCCATTGGCTAATGTACAGTTGGAAACCACTCCAGTAACTCCAATACCACCGGTGCCTGTAGTGCCACCGGTAGCGCCAGTATTGCCACCAGCTCCACTAATGTCGGCAGTAACGATGCCTATGGAAATTACACCAGCTCCCGAACCGGAGCCGGAATTAGAGCTTACACCAGAATTAGTGCCAGAGGAAGAACCCGAATTGGAATTGGTGATTGAAAAGTCGGAGGATGAAAAAACTTCTGATGAGCTGGTGAAACAGTTTGGTAATTATGATCCTACTTTAGATCTTGCGAGTTACAAATATCCTGGGCTTGATTTATTAGAGAATTACGGTTCCAACAAGATTCCTGTGAATACGGACGAGTTGGAAGCGAATAAGAATAAGATTGTCAATACGCTGCTTCATTACAATATTGAGATAGATAAGATTAAAGCAACGATTGGTCCAACGGTTACCTTATATGAGATTATACCTGCACCAGGAGTGAGGATTTCCAAGATTAAAAATCTGGAAGATGATATCGCTTTAAGTTTAGCGGCTTTGGGAATCAGGATTATCGCTCCAATGCCAGGAAAAGGTACAATTGGTATTGAGGTGCCTAATTTACACCCAGAAATGGTGTCTATGAAAAGTATTCTGGCAACAGAGAAATTCCAGACCACCACTATGGAACTGCCAATTGCCATGGGTAAAACCATTTCCAATGAGGTTTATATAGGTGATTTGGCGAAAATGCCCCATTTGTTGGTGGCTGGTGCTACGGGGCAGGGTAAATCGGTGGGGATTAACTCCATTCTGGTTTCGCTGCTTTATAAGAAACACCCTTCGCAGTTGAAATTTGTATTGGTCGATCCTAAGAAAGTAGAGTTAACCTTGTTCAATAAAATTGAACGTCACTTCCTGGCTAAACTTCCAGGAGAAGCAGATGCGATTATTACGGACACCAAAAAGGTGATCAATACACTGAACTCTTTGTGTATTGAAATGGATCAGCGTTACGATTTGCTGAAAGATGCGCAGGTGAGAAACCTGAAAGAATACAATGAGAAGTTTATTAAAAGAAAACTGAATCCGAATAATTCACACCGTTTCCTTCCATACATTGTATTGATTGTGGATGAGTTTGCGGATTTAATGATGACTGCCGGTAAAGAGGTGGAAGCACCGATTGCCCGTTTGGCACAGCTGGCACGTGCGATAGGGATTCACCTTGTGCTGGCTACGCAGCGTCCTTCAGTAAACATCATAACGGGTACAATTAAAGCGAATTTCCCTGCCCGTTTGGCCTTTAGGGTATTGTCGAAAATTGACTCCAGAACGATCCTTGACAGTGGCGGTGCCGATCAGCTGATTGGTAGAGGAGATATGTTATTGTCTACAGGAAATGACCTGATCCGCTTGCAGTGTGCTTTTGTCGATACACCAGAAGTAGATCGCATTTCGGAGTTTATTGGCAATCAAAGAGGTTATCCGGAGGCTTATCAGCTGCCTGAATATGTAGATGAAGCTGCAGAATCGGCGAAATTGGACTTCGATCCTAAAGATCGTGATTCAATGTTTGAAGATGCTGCACGCTTAATTGTAATGCATCAGCAAGGTTCTACTTCCTTGATTCAAAGGAAGTTGAAGTTGGGTTATAATAGGGCAGGCAGGATCATTGATCAGCTGGAAGCCACAGGTGTGGTAGGGCCTTTTGAAGGTAGTAAAGCCAGAGAGGTACTGATTCCAGACGATTATGCTTTGGAACAGTTCTTGAATGACCTGAAGAATAACTAATCCGAAATAGAAATAGATGAAAAAGATAATATGGTCGTTACTGGTATTGACAGGTTTTGGATCTTCCAGTTACGCACAGCAGGATGCGAAGGCAAAAGCAATATTAGCAGAAGTAAGTAAGAAATATCGTTCTTTTGATGTGGTTAAGGCAGATTTTACCTTTTCTTTAGACAATCCACAGGCTAAACTCAAGGAGAGTCAGCAAGGTACTATCATCGTCAAAGCGAAAACAAATAAGTACCGGGTGACGATGACGAAACAGGAATTGATTAGCGATGGTAAAACGCAATGGACTTATTTAAAAGAAGATAAAGAGGTGCAGGTAACAGATGCAGACCATAGCGGTGATGCACTAAATCCTGCTCAGCTGTTCACGATTTACGAAAAAGGCTTTAAATATGGTTATACCGGCGAAAGTAAGGTCGGAGGCAAAGTTTATCAGATGATTGACCTGGCACCTATAGATGTCAGCAAATCTTATTTTAAGATCCGTCTGGGAATTGATAAGGTCGCAAAACAGATTGGTACTGTAGTTATTTTTGATAAAGGCGGAAACAAATACGGCTATAACGTGAGCAAAATGGTGACCAACCTGAAGGTTCCGGAAAGTACTTTTTCTTTTGATCCTAAGAAGTATCCTGGAGTAGAAGTTGTAGACTTAAGGTAATTTGTTATTTTTGAAGATATGGTCTCAACTCATCAATTTTGAAGGTTACATTTTTAGGCACAGGTACTTCCCAGGGGATTCCAGTTATCACTTGTAATTGTGCGGTTTGTCAGTCGGCAGACCATAAAAATAAGCGGTTAAGGGTTTCTGTACTGTTGGAAATGGGAGATAAGACGATCGTTATTGATAGCGGGCCTGATTTCCGTTACCAGATGCTGCGCGCAAATGTAAAAGACCTGGATGCGATCTTATATACACATGAACATAAAGACCATGTGGCGGGTTTAGATGACATCAGGCCTTTTAATTACCTGCTGAAAAAGAACATCGACATCTACGCAACCACTAGAGTTCAGGATGCTTTAAAAAGAGAGTTCTCCTATATTTTTGCAGATACGCATTATCCAGGCTTGCCTCAGATAGAGCTGCATACGATTACAGATCAACCTTTTGAAATTGGTCATACAACAGTGATTCCATTAAATATCATGCATTATAAGCTGCCAATTTTGGGCTTCCGGATTCATGATTTTACGTACATTACTGATGCGAAAACGATTTCTGAAGAAACAATAGCAAAAGTAAAGGGTACAAAGATTTTGGTGATCAATGCATTACAGCATGAAGAGCATATTTCTCATTTTACACTAAAGGAAGCAGTCGCTTTTGCGCAAAAGATAGGGGCAGAAATGACCTATCTAACTCATATCAGTCATAATTTAGGCTTGCATGAGGAGGTAGAACGCGAATTACCAGGAAATATTAAATTAGCTTACGATGGTTTAAGTTTATTCTCCGAATAAATATATATTTGCGATAGAAATACCCAGGTGGCGAAATTGGCAGACGCACCACCTTGAGGGGGTGGCGCTTGAAAAGGCGTGGCAGTTCGAATCTGCTTCTGGGTACTAACCAGATTCATGGTTAATTTTTTGAAGGGTTGCTCGTTAAAAAAGCAGCCCTTTCTTGTTGACTTTCAATAGGTTATCGTGGAAGGTTCTGTCTAGATATTTTGTTCTAAATGAACCCTGCCCCCATAGCAGACTATCTTTGAACAAACCTTGCACTAAAGTATGCTTTTGAGTCACATTTGCCTTATCCTATAAACGGAAAAGATTCTCAAGTCTAGGCAATAAACGCTCAACCAATCGTTTTTCAAGTTGAAGCTTTTTGAACCATGTGTTATAGGTAGATGTTTCAATTTCATCATTTATCATTCTTTCTTCCAACTTATAAATTTTGTTGTTGATCTCTTGAAGTTCCTTTAGTTTTAGACCATGACGCTCATTTTTCATTTTAATGGGTTCTTTCAGCATCACTTTTGAAGCCTCAATGATAAAACGTTCTGACCCGATAGCTATCGGGTGACAAAAAATATAAATCACAAAACTATTAAGTGCTTAAGTCTAAATAGTTAAGGGGTCTGTTTTTTTGAATTCTAAACCTTGTCCAAGTTTTTCTATTTGGGCAATAATTTTAAACTGCATATTATTTCGGTTCACCCTCGACTCGCTCAAGTCTTAAGCGCAGCGTGATTTGTGCATTCAAAATCTGGAACAAGACAGGTATTCGGTGGTTGAGGCATAGGATTAGGGCAGTTTGAGGAGTACAATCATATTTTGGATACCTTGGAATCCAAATTCCTCTCTATGATTGATGTTCTTTACTTTAATGGATGCCTTGTACTCTGTTAGATAGTTATCTAAGCTCTTATAAAATTCCATAACAATGGTAATGCTCCAGTTTCTGCCAGGGCAGCTGTGTTGGCCAATTCCAAAGGAAAAATTTTTCAAATTTGGTATACTTTGTATTTCGGCTACATCTCTTTTCGGCGTGTTTGAGTTCGCCGCTCCAATCATTAGTGAAACTTTGTCTCCATACTGAAAATCCAATTCAGGAAAATGAGTGATAGGATTGATTACTTTCCTGTTGCAGACTTGAAAGGGTGAATAAAGTTTAATGAGATCAAGCAGTTTTTCTTGCTGAATTTTGATGTTTTGTTGTTGTTTTAGCGCAGCGTAATCAATTACCACCCTTCCACATAGGGCAATCAACGCATCAACTACATCTAAAAAAGGTAGAAGGCCGACTGCGAGACCAAGTTTGCCTGTTTTAGCCAGTTGACTTAAAAAACCCTGCTTAGTTAATTTTTGTTCACGAGTTAAACGTTCGATTATTGTTGACCATTCGTCTAATGCATTGTGTTTGGTAGTTGGATTATCTACCTGTCCGCGGCCATGTAATAGCTGCAGTATAGGATTTATCAAATGGTAAGCATTCTGAAATGCTGTAACCTTCATACCAGCAATTTCGCAGAGCATATGAACCACATAAGGATTAATCACCTGTTTTATAAGGTCAAATTCTTTGATTGAAGTTCCTATCGCGTTCGCCATATCAAAATATTTGTAGGACAGCTCCATACGCTTTGGAAAACAAGCTATGAATTTTTCTCTCCAAAATTGGTGTTCAGCACCGCTCATATACATTAACCAGTTTTGATAGAAAAAATTGATCGAATCTGGAGTTCCTTGGCCAATTAATAACTTTTTTAGGTTCTGTCGATTGGAATCTAGGCTAGGTTCATGAAACAATTGGGTAATTAAATTTGGAGAATTGATCAGCCAATGCCTGTCTTCCTCGATTAAGAAGGCATCACCAGTCTCATTCAGTTTTCTGTAAAATAATGCCCTGTCATGATTTGCGAGCAAAAGTGCTAATCTTGGTAGTTTATGAACTTTTACGGGTGTTGTTGACATACTAGCGGTTCTTTATCATAACTCAAAGAAGTGTATTGGTAATGGATTTTAGCAGATTTACAGGTTTTGTAAAGGATAGTAGGAAGCGCAGCAACTTGGATAATCGTTCTGGCAAGGATCTCCCTCAATTCCTTTGCTAGCGTTTCTGGAAGAAGTGCTATTTTTTTTAAATTATTTTCGCATTGCTCCCTGAAATATGATGGAATTTGAGGTTGAAGACAGGAAAAATCCTGATTACAAATTTCCAGTAGGAGGTTATCGGAAAAAATACCGCAGGGAACGAACAGTCCCTGTTTTGATCTATACTGATCTGAGCCGATCGGAAGGAGATCTTTTAAAGGTTTTTTTGGTATGCTGAGTTCACCTGGATCATTAACCTGGAATGCTACTAAATCTAAAAAAGGCAACCTTGCTTCCAGCTGGTTGACTAAAGAAGTGCAATCGGTATGGAGCAGGGTCAGATGTTGAGGTAATCTAGTCCAACGATCAAACTTTAACCAGTCTGATGGAGCCATTGAATTTGTAAATGGTTCAAAAAAGGAAGCGGTCTGATCCAGTTTAATGTGGGAAAGTTTCTTTGCTATTTCAAAGGAGTGCTTATGTCTTTTTAATACGGGATGGCCCATTGATTTCTTATAATAATGCGGATATCCGCAGAAAATCTCATCTGCACCTTCACCACTAAGTACATTTTCTATCCCATCTTTTCTCATTTCTTCCATTAAAATGCTCATCGCAACGGTAGAAAGTGTAGAAAATGGCCGGTCTATGTAGTTCCATAATTTCTTTAGATGATCCAGTAAGTTCATTTCGTTTATCAAAACTGTTCTCTGATTTTTTTCTGGTTCTTCTGGTTTTTGCACAATGGTGTAACACGGGATCTCAGGAGCTACTAGTTTGATCAGTGAAGAATCTACACCTCCGCTGAATGCCAAAGCCGTTTTTCCAGGTTCATAACGATTGTGGACTGCGGTAGCTAGTTGATCTAAAATAGAGGTATCGCCGAGATGCTTAATAACGTTGCTAGAAGACCTAGTGGAGTGGAGGTTATTATCAAAAAATATGATCTCACCAGGTTGTACTGAATAAACGCCTTCAAATGCGTTTGCCGAAGGGGTAACTCCGAATTCAAATACATGCTGTATACTCAGCCAATCAGGAACCTGCCCTGTGTTAGTTATTAAGGAAACGGCTTTTGCAGATGACGCGAAGGATACTTGGTTATGGTTATGGGAATAAAATAAAGGTTTGGTCCCCATGATATCCCGAGCTAAAATTAACTCATTCCGTTCTTGGTCGTAAAGCGCCAACGCGAATTCGCCATCGATCATTTTAATCACCTCGATTTTGTCTTGGCTGCTGGACAGGATCAATGCCAAAGCCTCTGTATCAGAAAGATTTCCTTCAAAACAGACTTTGTCACTATTTACCAGTCTTTTTAATTCATGTATATTGTAAATTTCACCGTTAAATGAAAGAACGTATCGCTTATTAACGACCACGGGTTGGGGGCGGAGACGGTCACCGGATCTTGCTAACCTAGCGGATAGCATGCTACAATGATCGGATTGCCAAGCCCCGTATACATTTCCTCTCCAACTAGTCGCGTTCCAGGCTTGTAGCAAATTATGCTGATAATTAATTGCTCCGACAAAACCACACATTATTTTACCTTGGATGTTTTTAAAAGTTTGAAAATTCTGTTCATTTCGTCATCGCTTGCGCGGGGGCCGTCATGAGACGAAATGTAGCCAGGGTAAGTTTCAAACGTTACCGCAAGACTACTGTTAATCGGCTTCCATTCTCCTTCTGGAATACCAAAAAGAGGTATTAGTTTAATGTGTGCATGATTTACGCCCATACCTTCAGCAATTAGTGCAGTCCTTTTGGTACTTAATTTTGCATTAAGTATTTTGGAAACCTCTTTGCCAGCGCTTATTAAACTAAATAGTTTATCTTGTGGTAGTTGAAGTACGTCACTGTCAAGATGCAGTTTTGTGGCTACTACGGTAAAGCCTGGAGTATTCGGGAATGGGGTTAGGAATGCGAGATGATCCTCATCTTCCCAAATTGTCCAGCTAAAAATTTCTCGGCTTGCAATTTTACAAAAAAGGCAGTCCTCTTGTTCCATCAGGTTTTTGATTTTAATGCCATGGCCATTTGTTAACTTCCCAAATTCGTTCTCCATGTCCCTCAACTATTAATCCCCCATCAACAGTAGCAGATAGGAGGATGCCGCCCCCGCGATCTCTACATTGGTAGGGCCGAAACTTGGCGCAATCTTCTGAGGTAAAGGTAAGATATCACGTTCATCAGTCATA
It contains:
- a CDS encoding DMT family transporter is translated as MTQKTDVKLIGALLVVAIVWGTTYLSIRVAVETIPAWFVAAMRQTIASLILMTILIYRKELVWMGWPYLRRQIVLSTLMVVMANGMVTVAEETIPSGLTSLLNSLNPLVVFLACVAVGLQKPSWKGFIGVMIAFLGVVFIFRDGISELLDPNYKTGIMFLCFAISGWTIGTIYTKKNSHKSDHILLDLFYQFAFSAVAQFTLAFLFSGSTSLSNWSLHSLMAVTYLAVFGSVLTFFCYHYALKRVSPTEVSILTYFNTVIALFLGWLILDEVITKDIVIATVLIITGVFITNYRRK
- a CDS encoding DUF2851 family protein; this encodes MRFLESFLHFIWQFRLFQVLNLFCTTGESLCILGVGMANKHAGPDFNQSKLCIGDRTWIGDVEIHLKSSDWLLHGHQDDPAYDAVILHVVYEHDQVIYRKDGSLIPVLILKELFPEHLLLHYEGLIHSIHSFPCEKQIHSIDPIIINGFLSRMMIERLAQKSDLVFDHLAKVKGDWEGTFYHFLAKSFGFKVNEIPFELLATSLPLSVIRKHLDHPSQVEALVFGQAGFLFGSFKDAYPRKLKKEYRFLQKKYGLRPIGVGAWRFLRMRPQNFPTLRLAQFCALLLKSDRLFSRVLELEELAELKLLLQELPVNPYWKTHYHFQKETKKVKIQLGQRSVLHLIMNAVCLFAAAYGKYSDQPDLMNRGLQLLEQMPAESNVIIRHYQQAGVVVENAFFSQAVLQLNKYYCAQKKCLNCGIGIKILNQ
- a CDS encoding PspC domain-containing protein; amino-acid sequence: MFQRIITFFEKQSFGVCTYLAERFNISISKIRLFFIYSSFLAVGFPIIFYILAALVLDVRHYVKKIRLRIWDV
- a CDS encoding ankyrin repeat domain-containing protein; protein product: MDISQLETLIETDNKQEISDLLTKHPELTSQETSHGISPLLLACYYKKPVTAGIIAGFAKNITLFEACALGKFQETDQLLAQQPELLNTTSKDGFTALGLAAYFGHEEITRLLLFKGADANIPASNGFSVFPIHSAVAAKSFAITKMLLEAGADVNAKQQAGLTALHAAAQIGNIEIIILLLEHGAALDIRMEGGKLPTDLADEKGFPEIAAILKV
- a CDS encoding FtsK/SpoIIIE family DNA translocase, whose translation is MSVRGNQFRSNSFKNESGDKQSSKSTTSRPSTERFNIMPRLDFQNGRLFKIIGLVFVVLSLYFLIAFTSYLFTWQEDHSYVIDANGGWSNLFKTYEELQQVNINPVVSNWLGKIGALLAHQFIYEWFGLASFLFIFVFFVIGYRLLFKVKIFSIEKTLAYSLFFLLFISLTFGFAHSFISDAPHFFEGEFGYWTNKLLTAQIGKAGVAGLIGFLGLSILIIAYNIDFKLPERKKKETILPDLSEEDVLGTDNEMRSEPVEFTLNDRLARDQKREQQTIRPSSRFEEAEERELDRDPIREYRAANSPAASPLANVQLETTPVTPIPPVPVVPPVAPVLPPAPLMSAVTMPMEITPAPEPEPELELTPELVPEEEPELELVIEKSEDEKTSDELVKQFGNYDPTLDLASYKYPGLDLLENYGSNKIPVNTDELEANKNKIVNTLLHYNIEIDKIKATIGPTVTLYEIIPAPGVRISKIKNLEDDIALSLAALGIRIIAPMPGKGTIGIEVPNLHPEMVSMKSILATEKFQTTTMELPIAMGKTISNEVYIGDLAKMPHLLVAGATGQGKSVGINSILVSLLYKKHPSQLKFVLVDPKKVELTLFNKIERHFLAKLPGEADAIITDTKKVINTLNSLCIEMDQRYDLLKDAQVRNLKEYNEKFIKRKLNPNNSHRFLPYIVLIVDEFADLMMTAGKEVEAPIARLAQLARAIGIHLVLATQRPSVNIITGTIKANFPARLAFRVLSKIDSRTILDSGGADQLIGRGDMLLSTGNDLIRLQCAFVDTPEVDRISEFIGNQRGYPEAYQLPEYVDEAAESAKLDFDPKDRDSMFEDAARLIVMHQQGSTSLIQRKLKLGYNRAGRIIDQLEATGVVGPFEGSKAREVLIPDDYALEQFLNDLKNN
- a CDS encoding LolA family protein, with the translated sequence MKKIIWSLLVLTGFGSSSYAQQDAKAKAILAEVSKKYRSFDVVKADFTFSLDNPQAKLKESQQGTIIVKAKTNKYRVTMTKQELISDGKTQWTYLKEDKEVQVTDADHSGDALNPAQLFTIYEKGFKYGYTGESKVGGKVYQMIDLAPIDVSKSYFKIRLGIDKVAKQIGTVVIFDKGGNKYGYNVSKMVTNLKVPESTFSFDPKKYPGVEVVDLR
- a CDS encoding MBL fold metallo-hydrolase gives rise to the protein MKVTFLGTGTSQGIPVITCNCAVCQSADHKNKRLRVSVLLEMGDKTIVIDSGPDFRYQMLRANVKDLDAILYTHEHKDHVAGLDDIRPFNYLLKKNIDIYATTRVQDALKREFSYIFADTHYPGLPQIELHTITDQPFEIGHTTVIPLNIMHYKLPILGFRIHDFTYITDAKTISEETIAKVKGTKILVINALQHEEHISHFTLKEAVAFAQKIGAEMTYLTHISHNLGLHEEVERELPGNIKLAYDGLSLFSE
- a CDS encoding asparagine synthetase B family protein, producing the protein MCGFVGAINYQHNLLQAWNATSWRGNVYGAWQSDHCSMLSARLARSGDRLRPQPVVVNKRYVLSFNGEIYNIHELKRLVNSDKVCFEGNLSDTEALALILSSSQDKIEVIKMIDGEFALALYDQERNELILARDIMGTKPLFYSHNHNQVSFASSAKAVSLITNTGQVPDWLSIQHVFEFGVTPSANAFEGVYSVQPGEIIFFDNNLHSTRSSSNVIKHLGDTSILDQLATAVHNRYEPGKTALAFSGGVDSSLIKLVAPEIPCYTIVQKPEEPEKNQRTVLINEMNLLDHLKKLWNYIDRPFSTLSTVAMSILMEEMRKDGIENVLSGEGADEIFCGYPHYYKKSMGHPVLKRHKHSFEIAKKLSHIKLDQTASFFEPFTNSMAPSDWLKFDRWTRLPQHLTLLHTDCTSLVNQLEARLPFLDLVAFQVNDPGELSIPKKPLKDLLPIGSDQYRSKQGLFVPCGIFSDNLLLEICNQDFSCLQPQIPSYFREQCENNLKKIALLPETLAKELREILARTIIQVAALPTILYKTCKSAKIHYQYTSLSYDKEPLVCQQHP
- a CDS encoding HIT family protein gives rise to the protein MENEFGKLTNGHGIKIKNLMEQEDCLFCKIASREIFSWTIWEDEDHLAFLTPFPNTPGFTVVATKLHLDSDVLQLPQDKLFSLISAGKEVSKILNAKLSTKRTALIAEGMGVNHAHIKLIPLFGIPEGEWKPINSSLAVTFETYPGYISSHDGPRASDDEMNRIFKLLKTSKVK